In the Malus domestica chromosome 16, GDT2T_hap1 genome, one interval contains:
- the LOC103411613 gene encoding lon protease homolog 2, peroxisomal isoform X1, giving the protein MAESVELPTRLGILPFRNKVLLPGAIIRIRCTSPSSVKLVEQELWQREEKGLIGILPVRDAAEAATVGPVVSQGVGTDSGERSSRVQVGVSDSHRLDGKNQQEVIHWHSRGVAARALHLSRGVEKPSGRVTYVVVLEGLCRFNIQELSTRGTYYTARISPLEMTKTEMEQVEQDPDYISLSRQFKATATELISVLEQKQKTGGRTKVLLETVPVYKLADIFVASFEISFEEQLSMLDSVDLKVRLSKATELVDRHLQSIHVAEKITQKVEGQLSKSQKEFLLRQQMRAIKEELGDNDDDEDDVVALERKMQCSGMPSNIWKHAQRELRRLKKMQPQQPGYNSSRVYLDLLAELPWQKASEEYELDLRAAKERLDSDHYGLTKVKQRIIEYLAVRKLKPDARGPVLCFVGPPGVGKTSLASSIAASLGRKFIRISLGGVKDEADIRGHRRTYIGSMPGRLIDGLKRVAVCNPVMLLDEIDKTGSDVRGDPASALLEVLDPEQNKTFNDHYLNVPFDLSKVIFVATANRVQPIPPPLLDRMEVIELPGYTPEEKLKIAMHHLIPRVLDQHGLNSEFLRIPEAMVKLVIQGYTREAGVRNLERNLAALARAAAVRVAEQEQAVSLSKDVQSLASPLLENRLADGAEVEMEVIPMGVNNHEISSTFKIASPLTVDEDMLEKVLGPPKFDDKEAAERVATPGVSVGLVWTAFGGEVQFVEATAMGGKGELHLTGQLGDVIKESAQIALTWVRARARDLNLSTAEATNLLEGRDVHIHFPAGAVPKDGPSAGVTLVTALVSLFSERRVRADTAMTGEMTLRGLVLPVGGVKDKVLAAHRCGIKRVILPERNLKDLTEVPSAVLSGLEIILAKRMEDVLEQAFEGGCPWRQHSKL; this is encoded by the exons ATGGCGGAATCGGTGGAGCTTCCCACTCGCCTCGGCATCCTTCCTTTCCGAAACAAGGTCCTCCTACCGGGCGCCATCATTCGAATTCGCTGCACTTCACCCAGCAG TGTCAAATTGGTGGAGCAAGAGTTATGGCAGCGCGAAGAGAAGGGGTTAATTGGTATTCTTCCCGTTCGAGATGCTGCTGAGGCAGCAACTGTGGGCCCTGTGGTGTCTCAAG GTGTGGGAACTGATTCTGGTGAAAGAAGCTCTAGAGTTCAAGTTGGTGTATCCGATTCTCACAGGCTTGATGGAAAAAATCAGCAGGAAGTTATTCATTGGCATTCAAG GGGAGTTGCTGCACGGGCTTTACATCTCTCAAGAGGAGTTGAGAAGCCAAGTGGGAGGGTTACATATGTAGTTGTCCTTGAAGGTTTGTGTAGATTCAACATCCAGGAACTTAGCACAAGAGGAACATATTATACTGCACGAATTTCTCCACTTGAAATGACAAAGACTG AAATGGAGCAAGTGGAGCAAGATCCAGACTACATATCGTTGTCTCGCCAATTCAAAGCAACTGCTACGGAGCTGATTTCTGTTCTTGAGCAG AAACAAAAGACCGGAGGAAGAACAAAAGTTCTTCTGGAGACAGTTCCGGTTTACAAGTTGGCAGACATATTTGTTGCTAGCTTTGAGATAAGTTTTGAGGAGCAATTGTCTATGTTGGATTCAGTTGATCTGAAAGTAAGACTTTCCAAAGCTACTGAGCTAGTTGACAGGCATTTGCAG TCTATACATGTAGCAGAGAAGATTACACAAAAAGTTGAGGGTCAATTATCAAAATCGCAGAAAGAGTTTCTTTTGCGTCAGCAG ATGAGAGCTATAAAAGAGGAGCTTGGCGACAATGATGATGACGAAGACGATGTAGTTGCCCTGGAAAGAAAGATGCAATGCTCAGGAATGCCTTCAAACATCTGGAAGCACGCACAGAGGGAGTTGAG GAGGCTGAAAAAGATGCAACCCCAACAACCTGGATATAATAGTTCACGTGTTTACCTAGACCTTCTTGCTGAACTTCCCTGGCAGAAGGCCAGTGAAGAATATGAATTGGATTTAAGGGCTGCAAAAGAACGTCTTGACAGTGATCACTATGGTTTAACTAAGGTCAAGCAGCGGATTATTGAGTATCTGGCTGTTCGCAAG CTCAAACCAGATGCCAGAGGTCCCGTGTTGTGTTTTGTTGGACCGCCCGGTGTTGGAAAAACGTCTTTGGCATCATCTATTGCTGCTTCTTTGGGCAGAAAATTTATACGCATATCCCTTGGTGGTGTTAAGGATGAGGCTGATATTCGAGGACACAGGAGGACATACATTGGAAGCATGCCGGGTAGACTCATTGATGGATTAAAG AGAGTAGCTGTTTGCAATCCAGTCATGCTGCTAGATGAAATTGACAAGACAGGTTCTGATGTGCGCGGTGATCCAGCTTCAGCTCTACTGGAGGTTCTTGATCCtgaacaaaataaaacattCAATGACCA CTATTTGAATGTTCCCTTCGACCTTTCAAAGGTGATTTTTGTGGCAACTGCAAATAGGGTGCAGCCTATTCCGCCACCACTCTTGGACAGGATGGAAGTTATTGAGTTGCCTGGATATACACCTGAAGAAAAACTGAAGATAGCCATGCACCATTTAATTCCCCGAGTTCTTGATCAGCATGGTTTGAATTCTGAGTTTCTTAGAATCCCAGAG GCCATGGTGAAACTTGTCATTCAAGGGTACACTAGAGAGGCTGGTGTTCGGAATCTGGAGAGAAACTTGGCTGCCCTGGCTCGTGCAGCTGCAGTAAGAGTTGCCGAGCAAGAACAAGCTGTCTCTCTGAGCAAAGATGTGCAATCACTTGCTTCACCACTACTCGAAAACAGACTTGCTGATGGAGCTGAAGTGGAAATGGAGGTTATTCCGATGGGTGTGAATAATCATGAGATATCAAGCACTTTCAAGATTGCTTCACCATTGACTGTGGATGAGGATATGCTGGAGAAAGTATTAGGG CCTCCAAAGTTTGATGACAAAGAAGCTGCAGAACGAGTTGCGACACCTGGTGTATCTGTTGGGCTTGTTTGGACTGCTTTCGGTGGAGAGGTCCAATTTGTGGAGGCTACAGCAATGGGGGGAAAGGGTGAATTACATCTCACTGGTCAACTTGGAGATGTTATCAAAGAATCAGCACAAATAGCATTGACATGG GTGAGAGCCAGGGCAAGGGATCTTAACTTGTCAACAGCTGAGGCAACCAATCTTTTGGAAGGTCGTGATGTTCACATACACTTTCCTGCTGGGGCTGTACCCAAGGATGGACCCTCAGCGGGTGTTACTCTGGTAACTGCACTGGTTTCGTTGTTCAGTGAGAGAAGAGTAAGAGCAGATACAGCAATGACTGGAGAAATGACATTGAGGGGTCTAGTACTACCTGTTGGTGGTGTCAAGGATAAG GTATTGGCAGCCCACCGTTGTGGTATTAAAAGAGTCATTCTTCCGGAGAGGAATCTGAAGGACTTAACTGAAGTACCATCGGCGGTTCTTTCCGGTCTTgag ATAATACTGGCAAAGCGAATGGAAGATGTGTTAGAGCAGGCTTTTGAAGGCGGATGTCCCTGGAGACAGCACTCAAAGTTATGA
- the LOC103411613 gene encoding lon protease homolog 2, peroxisomal isoform X2: protein MTKTEMEQVEQDPDYISLSRQFKATATELISVLEQKQKTGGRTKVLLETVPVYKLADIFVASFEISFEEQLSMLDSVDLKVRLSKATELVDRHLQSIHVAEKITQKVEGQLSKSQKEFLLRQQMRAIKEELGDNDDDEDDVVALERKMQCSGMPSNIWKHAQRELRRLKKMQPQQPGYNSSRVYLDLLAELPWQKASEEYELDLRAAKERLDSDHYGLTKVKQRIIEYLAVRKLKPDARGPVLCFVGPPGVGKTSLASSIAASLGRKFIRISLGGVKDEADIRGHRRTYIGSMPGRLIDGLKRVAVCNPVMLLDEIDKTGSDVRGDPASALLEVLDPEQNKTFNDHYLNVPFDLSKVIFVATANRVQPIPPPLLDRMEVIELPGYTPEEKLKIAMHHLIPRVLDQHGLNSEFLRIPEAMVKLVIQGYTREAGVRNLERNLAALARAAAVRVAEQEQAVSLSKDVQSLASPLLENRLADGAEVEMEVIPMGVNNHEISSTFKIASPLTVDEDMLEKVLGPPKFDDKEAAERVATPGVSVGLVWTAFGGEVQFVEATAMGGKGELHLTGQLGDVIKESAQIALTWVRARARDLNLSTAEATNLLEGRDVHIHFPAGAVPKDGPSAGVTLVTALVSLFSERRVRADTAMTGEMTLRGLVLPVGGVKDKVLAAHRCGIKRVILPERNLKDLTEVPSAVLSGLEIILAKRMEDVLEQAFEGGCPWRQHSKL, encoded by the exons ATGACAAAGACTG AAATGGAGCAAGTGGAGCAAGATCCAGACTACATATCGTTGTCTCGCCAATTCAAAGCAACTGCTACGGAGCTGATTTCTGTTCTTGAGCAG AAACAAAAGACCGGAGGAAGAACAAAAGTTCTTCTGGAGACAGTTCCGGTTTACAAGTTGGCAGACATATTTGTTGCTAGCTTTGAGATAAGTTTTGAGGAGCAATTGTCTATGTTGGATTCAGTTGATCTGAAAGTAAGACTTTCCAAAGCTACTGAGCTAGTTGACAGGCATTTGCAG TCTATACATGTAGCAGAGAAGATTACACAAAAAGTTGAGGGTCAATTATCAAAATCGCAGAAAGAGTTTCTTTTGCGTCAGCAG ATGAGAGCTATAAAAGAGGAGCTTGGCGACAATGATGATGACGAAGACGATGTAGTTGCCCTGGAAAGAAAGATGCAATGCTCAGGAATGCCTTCAAACATCTGGAAGCACGCACAGAGGGAGTTGAG GAGGCTGAAAAAGATGCAACCCCAACAACCTGGATATAATAGTTCACGTGTTTACCTAGACCTTCTTGCTGAACTTCCCTGGCAGAAGGCCAGTGAAGAATATGAATTGGATTTAAGGGCTGCAAAAGAACGTCTTGACAGTGATCACTATGGTTTAACTAAGGTCAAGCAGCGGATTATTGAGTATCTGGCTGTTCGCAAG CTCAAACCAGATGCCAGAGGTCCCGTGTTGTGTTTTGTTGGACCGCCCGGTGTTGGAAAAACGTCTTTGGCATCATCTATTGCTGCTTCTTTGGGCAGAAAATTTATACGCATATCCCTTGGTGGTGTTAAGGATGAGGCTGATATTCGAGGACACAGGAGGACATACATTGGAAGCATGCCGGGTAGACTCATTGATGGATTAAAG AGAGTAGCTGTTTGCAATCCAGTCATGCTGCTAGATGAAATTGACAAGACAGGTTCTGATGTGCGCGGTGATCCAGCTTCAGCTCTACTGGAGGTTCTTGATCCtgaacaaaataaaacattCAATGACCA CTATTTGAATGTTCCCTTCGACCTTTCAAAGGTGATTTTTGTGGCAACTGCAAATAGGGTGCAGCCTATTCCGCCACCACTCTTGGACAGGATGGAAGTTATTGAGTTGCCTGGATATACACCTGAAGAAAAACTGAAGATAGCCATGCACCATTTAATTCCCCGAGTTCTTGATCAGCATGGTTTGAATTCTGAGTTTCTTAGAATCCCAGAG GCCATGGTGAAACTTGTCATTCAAGGGTACACTAGAGAGGCTGGTGTTCGGAATCTGGAGAGAAACTTGGCTGCCCTGGCTCGTGCAGCTGCAGTAAGAGTTGCCGAGCAAGAACAAGCTGTCTCTCTGAGCAAAGATGTGCAATCACTTGCTTCACCACTACTCGAAAACAGACTTGCTGATGGAGCTGAAGTGGAAATGGAGGTTATTCCGATGGGTGTGAATAATCATGAGATATCAAGCACTTTCAAGATTGCTTCACCATTGACTGTGGATGAGGATATGCTGGAGAAAGTATTAGGG CCTCCAAAGTTTGATGACAAAGAAGCTGCAGAACGAGTTGCGACACCTGGTGTATCTGTTGGGCTTGTTTGGACTGCTTTCGGTGGAGAGGTCCAATTTGTGGAGGCTACAGCAATGGGGGGAAAGGGTGAATTACATCTCACTGGTCAACTTGGAGATGTTATCAAAGAATCAGCACAAATAGCATTGACATGG GTGAGAGCCAGGGCAAGGGATCTTAACTTGTCAACAGCTGAGGCAACCAATCTTTTGGAAGGTCGTGATGTTCACATACACTTTCCTGCTGGGGCTGTACCCAAGGATGGACCCTCAGCGGGTGTTACTCTGGTAACTGCACTGGTTTCGTTGTTCAGTGAGAGAAGAGTAAGAGCAGATACAGCAATGACTGGAGAAATGACATTGAGGGGTCTAGTACTACCTGTTGGTGGTGTCAAGGATAAG GTATTGGCAGCCCACCGTTGTGGTATTAAAAGAGTCATTCTTCCGGAGAGGAATCTGAAGGACTTAACTGAAGTACCATCGGCGGTTCTTTCCGGTCTTgag ATAATACTGGCAAAGCGAATGGAAGATGTGTTAGAGCAGGCTTTTGAAGGCGGATGTCCCTGGAGACAGCACTCAAAGTTATGA